A region from the Inhella inkyongensis genome encodes:
- a CDS encoding BaiN/RdsA family NAD(P)/FAD-dependent oxidoreductase yields the protein MHSYDVVVVGAGAAGLFCAGIAGQRGLKVLLIDHADKVAEKIRISGGGRCNFTNRDVGPANFLSGNPHYCRSALARYTPAHFIELVQRHGIAFHEKHRGQLFCDDSAEQIIRMLLAECGAGGVERWQPCSVAAVRQRGEGGFELDTQRGTVHAAKVVVATGGLPVPKIGATDWGLRLAKQFGHRIAEPRPALVPLTFDPNAWAPFAALAGLSLEVNIETGEGKKNTTRFLEDLLFTHRGLSGPGVLQISSFWQPGTPIRIALAAPALADTLRQAKGRTQRKFGNELAQHLPERLAQTWLAVHDLPADKPMPDVRDKDIARLVESLTRWTVQPMGTEGWRKAEVMAGGVDTRDLDSQTMASRLTPGLHFIGEVVDVTGWLGGYNFQWAWASAAACAQGL from the coding sequence ATGCATTCCTATGACGTGGTGGTGGTCGGCGCGGGCGCGGCCGGTTTGTTCTGTGCCGGCATCGCCGGCCAGCGGGGCCTGAAGGTCTTGTTGATCGATCACGCCGACAAGGTCGCCGAGAAAATTCGCATCAGCGGCGGCGGGCGCTGCAACTTCACCAACCGCGACGTCGGGCCGGCCAACTTCCTCTCCGGCAACCCGCACTACTGCCGCTCGGCCCTGGCGCGCTACACGCCGGCGCATTTCATCGAGCTGGTGCAGCGCCACGGCATTGCCTTCCATGAAAAGCATCGCGGCCAGCTGTTCTGCGACGACTCGGCCGAACAGATCATCCGCATGCTGCTGGCCGAGTGCGGCGCCGGCGGCGTGGAGCGCTGGCAGCCCTGCAGCGTGGCCGCCGTGCGCCAACGCGGTGAGGGGGGCTTCGAACTCGACACCCAGCGCGGCACCGTGCACGCCGCCAAGGTGGTGGTGGCCACCGGGGGCCTGCCCGTGCCCAAGATTGGCGCCACCGACTGGGGATTGCGGCTGGCCAAGCAGTTCGGCCACCGCATTGCCGAGCCACGCCCGGCCCTGGTGCCCTTGACCTTCGACCCCAACGCCTGGGCACCCTTTGCGGCGCTGGCCGGGCTGTCGCTGGAAGTGAACATCGAGACCGGCGAGGGCAAGAAGAACACCACGCGCTTCTTGGAGGACCTGCTCTTCACCCACCGGGGTCTGAGCGGCCCGGGCGTGCTGCAGATCTCCAGCTTCTGGCAGCCCGGCACACCGATCCGCATCGCCTTGGCCGCACCCGCGCTGGCCGACACCCTGCGCCAGGCCAAGGGCCGCACACAGCGCAAGTTCGGCAACGAGCTGGCCCAGCACCTGCCCGAACGCCTGGCCCAGACCTGGCTCGCGGTGCACGATCTGCCGGCCGACAAGCCCATGCCCGATGTGCGCGACAAGGACATCGCCCGCCTGGTGGAGAGTCTGACCCGCTGGACGGTGCAACCCATGGGCACCGAGGGCTGGCGCAAGGCCGAGGTGATGGCCGGTGGTGTGGACACCCGGGATCTGGACTCCCAGACCATGGCCAGCCGCCTGACCCCGGGCCTGCACTTCATCGGCGAAGTGGTGGATGTGACCGGCTGGCTGGGGGGCTACAACTTCCAATGGGCCTGGGCCAGCGCCGCGGCTTGTGCACAGGGGCTCTAA
- a CDS encoding DNA polymerase Y family protein translates to MLWLALRCRGGACPEALLWWALQYTPRVARMEEALVLELSASLRLFGGKASLQQRLLSELQGLIGEAQASLAWASHSRAALLLARAAAPGELVESVPGTTVPQLEALPLRVLTSAQPQLGLLTGLGCRRLGDLRRLPRAALVRRVGPALLRELDAAFGQGAEAHDWVQAPEHFDIRCELPQRCDQAQALLQAAQPLLQTACLWLAARHAGAAELQLGWRFDVMRARDLGPGGEVRLAASAPHRRLRSWQRLLAEHLQRLSLPAPVSDLWLRIERTEPLAELSASLLLPDAQQDTEAQRGDGESLDELLARLSVRLGAANVRQARAVSDHRPEHQQQWQAWQAAPQPSPPQPRPEAPAQWPQPSWLLNPPQPLNALGDQPLYQGPLTLLAGPQRIEAGWWDGPPCRRDYYLAHGLRAGLLWIYRERSQGGAAPTWFLHGLFA, encoded by the coding sequence ATGCTCTGGCTGGCCCTGCGCTGTCGGGGGGGCGCCTGCCCCGAGGCCCTGCTGTGGTGGGCGCTGCAGTACACGCCTCGGGTAGCGCGGATGGAGGAAGCGCTGGTGCTGGAGCTCTCGGCCAGCCTGCGCCTGTTTGGTGGCAAGGCCAGCCTGCAGCAGCGCTTGCTGAGTGAGTTGCAGGGGCTGATTGGCGAGGCCCAGGCCAGTCTGGCCTGGGCCTCGCACAGCCGCGCCGCCTTGCTGTTGGCGCGCGCCGCCGCGCCGGGCGAATTGGTGGAGAGCGTGCCCGGCACGACGGTGCCGCAGCTGGAGGCCCTGCCGCTGCGCGTGCTCACCAGCGCCCAGCCCCAGCTCGGCCTGCTGACGGGTCTGGGCTGTCGCCGCCTGGGGGATTTGCGCCGCTTGCCGCGCGCGGCCCTGGTGCGGCGCGTGGGCCCGGCCCTGCTGCGCGAGCTCGATGCCGCCTTCGGCCAAGGCGCCGAGGCCCATGACTGGGTTCAGGCCCCCGAGCATTTCGACATCCGCTGCGAACTGCCGCAGCGCTGTGACCAAGCCCAGGCCCTGTTGCAGGCCGCCCAGCCCCTGCTGCAAACCGCCTGCCTGTGGCTGGCGGCCCGCCATGCGGGGGCGGCTGAGCTGCAATTGGGCTGGCGCTTTGACGTCATGCGCGCTCGCGATCTGGGCCCCGGTGGCGAGGTTCGCCTGGCCGCCAGTGCCCCCCACCGCCGCCTGCGCAGTTGGCAGCGTCTGCTGGCCGAGCATCTGCAGCGTCTGAGCCTGCCCGCGCCGGTCAGCGACTTGTGGCTGCGCATCGAGCGCACCGAGCCCTTGGCCGAGCTGAGTGCGAGTCTGTTGTTGCCCGATGCGCAGCAAGATACCGAGGCCCAGCGTGGCGATGGCGAAAGCCTGGACGAGCTGCTGGCGCGGCTCTCGGTGCGGCTGGGTGCGGCCAATGTGCGCCAGGCCCGTGCGGTGTCCGATCACCGCCCCGAGCATCAGCAGCAATGGCAGGCTTGGCAAGCCGCACCCCAGCCCAGCCCGCCCCAGCCGCGCCCCGAAGCCCCGGCCCAGTGGCCTCAGCCCAGCTGGTTGCTCAACCCCCCCCAGCCCTTGAATGCCCTGGGCGATCAGCCGCTCTACCAGGGGCCGCTGACCCTGCTGGCCGGGCCGCAGCGCATCGAGGCCGGCTGGTGGGACGGCCCCCCGTGTCGGCGCGACTACTACCTGGCCCATGGCCTGCGCGCCGGCCTGCTGTGGATCTACCGCGAGCGCAGCCAGGGCGGCGCCGCACCGACCTGGTTCTTGCACGGCCTGTTTGCCTGA
- the imuA gene encoding translesion DNA synthesis-associated protein ImuA, with protein sequence MSLAPPLLDLFGEPLRLPTRRERQRVAMRTLERASRPVLRPGGPPLAVEGALPLPPQARPRPDAAAPVISIPALVPTEPPSSAAVAALLQRHPSLWRGQALGLTAARCWPSGHALLDAELPGGGWPTRALTELLLAPQAGHVEWRLLAPVLKRLVQGGRRLLLIQPPYEPHPQGLAAWGLAVGDCLWVQAPDPLQRQWALEQALRADADELGAVLAWLQAPRAAALRRLQTLAAGCRAPVFVCHASANAASHSAAPLRLQVRPGPHWTQLQVELLKRRGPPLDTPLWLHAPPPTLRAVMPIPQAVRPVLRPAHALQA encoded by the coding sequence GTGTCTCTTGCTCCTCCGCTGTTGGATTTGTTTGGTGAGCCGCTGCGCCTGCCCACGCGGCGCGAGCGTCAGCGGGTGGCCATGCGGACGCTGGAGCGGGCGTCGCGTCCGGTGTTGCGCCCTGGTGGGCCGCCCCTGGCCGTGGAGGGCGCCTTGCCGCTGCCGCCGCAGGCGCGACCTCGCCCGGATGCCGCGGCGCCGGTCATCTCCATCCCCGCACTCGTTCCCACAGAGCCGCCCAGTTCCGCCGCCGTGGCGGCCCTGCTGCAGCGCCATCCCAGCCTGTGGCGCGGCCAAGCCCTGGGGCTGACGGCGGCGCGCTGCTGGCCCAGTGGGCATGCGTTGCTGGACGCTGAATTGCCCGGCGGCGGCTGGCCCACGCGTGCGCTGACCGAATTGCTGCTGGCCCCTCAGGCCGGCCATGTGGAGTGGCGGCTGCTGGCGCCGGTGCTCAAGCGGCTGGTGCAGGGGGGGCGGCGTCTGCTCTTGATCCAGCCGCCGTACGAGCCCCATCCCCAAGGCTTGGCGGCCTGGGGTCTGGCAGTGGGCGACTGCCTGTGGGTGCAGGCGCCCGATCCCCTGCAGCGCCAATGGGCACTCGAGCAGGCCCTGCGCGCCGATGCGGATGAATTGGGCGCCGTGCTGGCCTGGTTGCAGGCGCCGCGCGCGGCCGCCTTGCGGCGGCTGCAGACCTTGGCGGCCGGCTGCCGCGCGCCGGTCTTCGTCTGCCATGCCAGTGCCAACGCGGCCTCGCATTCCGCTGCCCCCTTGCGCCTGCAGGTGCGGCCCGGCCCGCATTGGACGCAGCTGCAGGTTGAGCTGCTCAAGCGTCGCGGACCGCCGCTGGACACCCCGCTGTGGCTGCATGCCCCACCGCCCACGCTGCGCGCTGTGATGCCCATTCCGCAGGCGGTGCGGCCGGTGCTGCGGCCGGCGCACGCGCTGCAGGCCTGA
- the dnaB gene encoding replicative DNA helicase, whose product MSASPSFSPTLAREDDLARLRVPPHSIEAEQSVLGGLLIDNSAWDRAAEVVQEGDFYRLEHKLIFAAIGRLIVAGKPADVITVNEDLGMQGKAEDCGGLAYLNALAQAVPSAANLRRYAEIVRERSVLRKLVTASDEIAQAALAPQGRTVSAILDDAESKILRIGEEGNRGGQGWFRMDKLMVDLMGRVNELAESGAADVTGVRTGFYDLDRMTAGLQGGDMIVLAARPSMGKTAFALNIGEHVAVNEGLPVLVFSMEMGAAQLALRMVGSIGRVDQSHLRTGKLTDDEWGRMMEAVERLGRAPMFIDESPGLSPSEVRARARRQARECGQLGLIIIDYLQLMAGEGGNEENRATVLGEISRGMKALAKELKCPVIALSQLNRSVEQRPDKRPMMSDLRESGAIEQDADIIMFIYRDEYYTKEECKKPGVAEIIIAKQRNGPVGTVELGFQRMHTKFENLAPDYQGGAAEY is encoded by the coding sequence ATGTCAGCCTCTCCCTCCTTTTCGCCGACCCTGGCGCGTGAAGACGACCTGGCCCGCCTACGCGTGCCGCCGCACTCCATTGAGGCCGAGCAATCGGTGCTGGGTGGCCTGCTGATCGACAACAGCGCCTGGGATCGCGCGGCCGAAGTGGTGCAGGAGGGCGACTTCTATCGCCTTGAGCACAAGCTGATCTTTGCCGCCATCGGGCGCCTGATCGTGGCCGGCAAGCCCGCCGACGTCATCACGGTCAATGAAGACTTAGGCATGCAGGGCAAGGCCGAGGACTGCGGCGGCCTGGCCTATCTGAACGCCCTGGCCCAGGCCGTGCCCAGCGCGGCGAACCTGCGCCGCTATGCGGAAATCGTGCGTGAGCGCTCGGTGCTGCGCAAGCTTGTCACCGCCAGCGACGAGATCGCCCAGGCCGCGTTGGCGCCGCAGGGGCGCACCGTGTCGGCCATCCTGGACGATGCCGAGAGCAAGATCCTGCGCATCGGTGAGGAAGGCAATCGCGGTGGTCAGGGCTGGTTCCGCATGGACAAGCTGATGGTCGACCTGATGGGTCGCGTCAACGAACTGGCCGAGAGCGGTGCCGCCGACGTCACCGGCGTGCGCACGGGCTTTTACGACCTGGACCGCATGACCGCCGGCCTGCAGGGCGGCGACATGATCGTGCTGGCCGCCCGCCCCTCGATGGGCAAGACCGCCTTCGCACTGAACATTGGCGAGCATGTGGCCGTCAACGAAGGCCTGCCGGTGCTGGTGTTCTCCATGGAAATGGGCGCCGCCCAGCTGGCGCTGCGTATGGTGGGCTCCATCGGTCGGGTGGACCAGAGCCATCTGCGCACCGGCAAGCTCACCGACGACGAGTGGGGCCGCATGATGGAGGCCGTCGAGCGCCTGGGCCGCGCGCCCATGTTCATCGACGAGAGCCCGGGCCTTTCCCCTTCCGAGGTGCGCGCGCGCGCGCGGCGCCAGGCGCGCGAGTGTGGTCAGCTCGGCCTGATCATCATCGACTACCTGCAGCTGATGGCGGGCGAGGGCGGTAACGAGGAAAACCGGGCCACCGTGCTGGGTGAGATCTCGCGCGGCATGAAGGCCCTGGCCAAGGAGCTGAAGTGCCCGGTGATCGCGCTCTCGCAGCTCAACCGCTCGGTCGAGCAGCGCCCGGACAAGCGCCCCATGATGTCCGACCTGCGCGAATCCGGCGCCATCGAGCAGGACGCCGACATCATCATGTTCATCTACCGCGACGAGTACTACACCAAGGAAGAGTGCAAGAAGCCGGGCGTGGCCGAAATCATCATCGCCAAGCAGCGTAACGGCCCGGTGGGCACGGTGGAGCTGGGCTTCCAGCGCATGCACACCAAGTTCGAGAATCTCGCCCCCGACTACCAGGGCGGAGCTGCTGAGTATTAA
- the rplI gene encoding 50S ribosomal protein L9, producing MQIILLEKVANLGNLGDIVKVKDGYARNFLIPTKQARRATETAIKEFEAKRAELEKIAAEKLAAAQALGEKLAGKTITVAQKAGVDGRLFGSVTNADVADAIKAQGMDVVKAMVRLPNGPLKHTGEFALQVGLHSDVVVDIHVHVVAAAE from the coding sequence ATGCAAATCATCCTGCTGGAAAAGGTCGCAAACCTGGGCAACCTGGGCGACATCGTCAAGGTCAAGGACGGCTACGCCCGTAACTTCCTGATCCCGACCAAGCAAGCGCGTCGCGCCACCGAGACCGCGATCAAGGAATTCGAAGCCAAGCGCGCCGAACTGGAAAAGATCGCCGCCGAGAAGCTGGCCGCCGCCCAAGCCCTGGGCGAGAAGCTGGCTGGCAAGACCATCACCGTGGCCCAGAAGGCCGGTGTGGACGGCCGCCTGTTCGGTTCGGTCACCAACGCCGACGTCGCTGATGCCATCAAGGCGCAAGGCATGGACGTGGTCAAGGCCATGGTTCGTCTGCCCAACGGTCCGCTCAAGCACACCGGCGAATTCGCGCTGCAGGTTGGCCTGCACTCGGACGTCGTGGTGGACATCCACGTTCACGTGGTGGCCGCTGCCGAGTAA
- the rpsR gene encoding 30S ribosomal protein S18 codes for MAISRGKGRFSKDKKPKRNQQSLLFRRKRFCRFTVTGVKQIDYKDVDTLRDFIAENGKITPARLTGTRAIFQRQLTTAIKRARFLALLPYSDQHKA; via the coding sequence ATGGCAATTTCCCGTGGTAAGGGTCGCTTCTCCAAGGACAAGAAGCCCAAGCGCAACCAGCAATCGCTGCTGTTCCGCCGCAAGCGTTTCTGCCGCTTCACCGTCACCGGTGTCAAGCAGATCGATTACAAGGACGTGGACACCCTGCGTGATTTCATCGCCGAGAACGGCAAGATCACCCCGGCCCGTCTGACCGGCACCCGTGCCATCTTCCAGCGTCAGCTGACCACCGCCATCAAGCGCGCTCGTTTCCTGGCTCTGCTGCCCTACAGCGACCAGCACAAGGCCTAA
- the priB gene encoding primosomal replication protein N: MSAQWVERAALRYTPAGLPALDLTLEHRGNAVEAGKPRQVELQIRAVAIGPLAQQLQAVPAESLALWSGFLAPARNGKGVVMHITAVTPANT; the protein is encoded by the coding sequence TTGAGCGCGCAGTGGGTGGAGCGCGCAGCACTGCGATACACGCCGGCCGGTTTGCCGGCACTGGATCTGACACTTGAGCATCGCGGCAACGCGGTGGAGGCGGGCAAGCCCCGTCAAGTCGAGCTTCAAATCCGGGCCGTGGCCATCGGGCCGCTGGCGCAGCAGCTGCAAGCCGTACCGGCCGAAAGCCTTGCTCTTTGGAGCGGATTTCTGGCCCCGGCGCGCAACGGCAAGGGCGTGGTGATGCATATCACCGCAGTGACTCCGGCGAACACCTGA
- the rpsF gene encoding 30S ribosomal protein S6, which translates to MRHYEIVLLIHPDQSEQVPAMLERYKGIVTAAGGQVHRVEDWGRRQLAYMIQKLAKAHYVCLNIETTKEILAELETGFRYNDAVLRHLTIKKDVAETTPSVMMKVVEREESRKTHQEAAAA; encoded by the coding sequence ATGCGTCACTACGAAATCGTGCTGCTGATCCACCCGGATCAAAGCGAACAAGTTCCGGCCATGCTGGAGCGCTACAAGGGCATCGTCACCGCCGCCGGCGGCCAGGTGCACCGCGTCGAGGACTGGGGCCGCCGTCAGCTGGCCTACATGATCCAGAAGCTGGCCAAGGCCCACTATGTGTGCCTGAACATCGAGACCACCAAGGAAATCCTGGCTGAGCTCGAGACCGGCTTCCGCTACAACGACGCCGTGCTGCGTCACCTGACCATCAAGAAGGACGTGGCCGAGACCACCCCTTCCGTGATGATGAAGGTGGTTGAGCGCGAAGAGTCGCGCAAGACCCACCAAGAAGCCGCCGCTGCCTAA
- the ppsA gene encoding phosphoenolpyruvate synthase — protein MSARFAPTARVVPFEHLRNEDVETVGGKNASLGEMISQLAESGVRVPGGFATTAHAFREFLQAGGLDQRIHARLDALNADDVRALAEAGAEIRGWVMAQAFPAELEADIRASYAALVEGHPGATFAVRSSATAEDLPDASFAGQQETFLNVIGIEDILHKVREVFASLYNDRAISYRVHKGFTHSHVALSAGIQRMVRSDLGSSGVMFTIDTESGFKDVVFITSSYGLGETVVQGAVNPDEFYVFKPALNKGLLPIIRRNLGSKLIRMGFASEAERAESGRLVKTEDTPVELRNRYSLTDADVIELSKYALIIEKHYGRAMDIEWGKDGVDGQLYILQARPETVKSQSQVEHRYRLKAGKDSVVLVEGRAIGQKVGTGPVRLVESTAEMERVQPGDVLVTDMTDPNWEPVMKRASAIVTNRGGRTCHAAIIARELGIPAVVGCHDATDKLKDGQLVTVACSEGDTGFVYEGLIEAEVTEVQQRELPYCPVKIMMNVGNPQLAFNFAQMPSGGVGLARLEFIINNNIGVHPKAILDYPAIDADLKKAVESVARGHSSPRAFYVDKLAEGVATIAAAFYPRPVIVRLSDFKSNEYRKLIGGSRYEPDEENPMLGFRGASRYISGDFSDAFAMECEALRRVRQDMGLTNVEIMVPFVRTVKQAERVVGMLAERGLKRGVDGLRVIMMCEVPSNAILADQFLEHFDGMSIGSNDLTQLTLGLDRDSGLEQLAGDFDERDPAVRSLISRAINACRATGKYIGICGQGPSDHPDFADWLAAEGITSISLNPDSVVETWTRLAGAK, from the coding sequence ATGTCTGCACGCTTTGCGCCGACCGCCCGGGTCGTGCCTTTTGAGCATTTGAGAAACGAAGACGTCGAAACCGTGGGTGGCAAGAATGCCAGCCTCGGGGAGATGATTTCGCAGCTGGCCGAGTCCGGCGTGCGGGTGCCGGGCGGTTTTGCCACCACGGCCCATGCCTTTCGCGAGTTCCTGCAGGCCGGTGGCCTGGACCAACGCATCCACGCCAGGCTCGACGCCCTGAACGCCGACGATGTGCGCGCCTTGGCCGAGGCCGGCGCCGAGATCCGTGGCTGGGTGATGGCCCAGGCTTTCCCGGCGGAGTTGGAGGCGGACATCCGTGCCAGCTACGCCGCCCTGGTCGAGGGGCATCCGGGGGCGACCTTCGCGGTGCGCAGTTCGGCCACCGCCGAGGACCTGCCCGATGCCAGCTTTGCCGGCCAGCAGGAAACCTTCCTCAACGTGATCGGCATCGAGGACATCCTGCACAAGGTGCGTGAGGTCTTTGCCTCGCTCTATAACGATCGCGCCATCAGCTACCGCGTGCACAAGGGCTTCACGCACAGCCATGTGGCGCTGTCGGCCGGCATCCAGCGCATGGTGCGCTCGGATCTGGGCAGTTCGGGCGTGATGTTCACCATCGACACCGAGTCCGGCTTCAAGGACGTGGTTTTCATCACCAGCAGCTACGGCTTGGGCGAGACCGTGGTGCAGGGCGCCGTGAACCCGGACGAGTTCTATGTCTTCAAGCCTGCCCTGAACAAGGGCTTGCTACCCATCATCCGCCGCAACCTGGGCAGCAAACTGATCCGCATGGGCTTTGCCAGCGAGGCCGAACGCGCCGAGTCTGGCCGCCTGGTCAAGACCGAGGACACCCCGGTCGAGCTGCGCAACCGCTATTCGCTCACCGACGCCGATGTGATCGAGCTGTCGAAGTACGCGTTGATCATCGAGAAGCACTACGGCCGCGCGATGGACATCGAGTGGGGCAAGGACGGTGTGGACGGTCAGCTCTACATCCTGCAGGCTCGCCCCGAAACGGTGAAGAGCCAGAGCCAGGTCGAGCACCGCTATCGCCTCAAGGCCGGCAAGGACAGCGTGGTCCTCGTGGAAGGACGGGCCATCGGTCAGAAGGTGGGTACGGGCCCGGTGCGCCTGGTGGAAAGCACCGCCGAGATGGAGCGCGTGCAGCCCGGTGATGTGCTGGTCACCGACATGACCGACCCGAACTGGGAGCCGGTGATGAAGCGCGCTTCGGCGATCGTCACCAACCGGGGTGGGCGCACCTGCCACGCGGCCATCATTGCGCGTGAACTGGGTATCCCCGCCGTGGTGGGCTGCCACGATGCGACCGACAAGCTCAAGGATGGCCAACTCGTTACCGTGGCCTGCTCGGAAGGGGACACCGGCTTCGTCTACGAGGGCCTGATCGAGGCCGAGGTCACTGAGGTGCAGCAGCGTGAGCTGCCCTATTGCCCGGTCAAGATCATGATGAATGTGGGCAACCCCCAGCTGGCTTTCAACTTCGCCCAGATGCCCTCGGGTGGCGTGGGTCTGGCGCGGTTGGAGTTCATCATCAACAACAACATCGGCGTCCACCCCAAGGCCATCCTGGACTATCCCGCCATCGATGCCGACCTGAAGAAGGCCGTGGAGAGCGTGGCGCGCGGCCACAGCAGCCCGCGCGCCTTTTATGTGGACAAGCTGGCCGAAGGCGTGGCCACCATCGCCGCTGCCTTCTACCCGCGCCCGGTGATCGTGCGGCTCTCGGATTTCAAGAGCAATGAGTACCGCAAGCTGATCGGCGGTTCGCGCTACGAGCCCGATGAGGAAAACCCGATGCTGGGCTTCCGTGGGGCCAGCCGCTACATCAGCGGCGACTTCTCAGATGCCTTCGCGATGGAGTGCGAGGCCCTGCGCCGGGTTCGCCAGGACATGGGTCTCACCAACGTGGAAATCATGGTGCCCTTTGTGCGGACGGTGAAGCAGGCCGAGCGCGTGGTGGGCATGCTGGCCGAGCGCGGCCTCAAGCGCGGGGTGGATGGCCTGCGCGTCATCATGATGTGCGAGGTGCCCAGCAACGCCATCCTGGCCGATCAGTTTCTCGAGCATTTCGATGGCATGTCCATCGGCTCCAACGACTTGACCCAGCTGACCTTGGGTCTGGACCGCGATTCGGGCCTGGAACAGCTGGCCGGCGACTTTGACGAGCGCGATCCGGCCGTGCGCAGCCTGATCAGCCGCGCCATCAATGCCTGCCGCGCCACCGGCAAGTACATCGGCATCTGCGGCCAAGGCCCCAGCGACCACCCGGACTTCGCCGACTGGCTGGCTGCCGAGGGCATCACCTCGATCTCGCTGAACCCCGACAGCGTGGTCGAGACCTGGACGCGTCTGGCTGGCGCCAAGTAA
- the ppsR gene encoding posphoenolpyruvate synthetase regulatory kinase/phosphorylase PpsR: MTDRTVYFLSDGTGITAETFGNSILAQFAIKPRHVRRPFIDTVDKAHEVVREINGVAEATGQRAVVFATLVNKEVLAVVREHCQAQVLDMFGMFIVPLEEEFQLKSNHRVGRFGDAAKSQEYHERIEAINFSLAHDDGQSAKNLASADVILVGVSRSGKTPTSLYLAMQHGIKAANYPLIPEDFERGRLPDALKVYKAKCFGLTIDPDRLSQIRNERRPGSKYADFGNCRYEVAEAESMMKREGIAWLSSTHKSIEEIATTILRDIRPDRLIY, from the coding sequence ATGACCGACCGCACCGTCTACTTCCTGTCAGATGGCACCGGCATCACCGCCGAGACCTTTGGCAACTCCATCCTGGCGCAGTTCGCCATCAAGCCGCGCCACGTGCGCCGCCCCTTCATCGACACCGTGGACAAGGCCCACGAGGTGGTGCGCGAGATCAATGGCGTGGCCGAAGCCACGGGGCAGCGCGCGGTGGTATTCGCCACCCTGGTCAACAAAGAGGTGTTGGCGGTGGTACGCGAACACTGCCAGGCCCAGGTGCTGGACATGTTCGGCATGTTCATCGTGCCGCTGGAAGAGGAGTTCCAGCTCAAGAGCAACCACCGCGTGGGCCGCTTTGGCGACGCCGCCAAGAGCCAGGAGTACCACGAGCGCATCGAGGCCATCAACTTCTCGCTCGCACACGACGACGGCCAATCCGCCAAGAACCTGGCCAGTGCCGATGTGATCCTGGTGGGTGTGTCGCGCTCGGGCAAGACGCCGACCTCGCTGTATCTCGCCATGCAGCATGGCATCAAGGCGGCGAACTACCCGCTGATCCCCGAGGACTTCGAGCGCGGCCGACTGCCCGATGCGCTCAAGGTCTACAAGGCCAAGTGTTTTGGCCTGACCATCGATCCGGATCGGCTCTCGCAGATTCGCAACGAGCGCCGCCCAGGCAGCAAGTACGCCGACTTCGGCAACTGCCGCTACGAAGTGGCCGAGGCCGAATCGATGATGAAGCGCGAGGGCATTGCGTGGCTCTCCAGCACGCACAAGTCGATTGAGGAAATCGCGACGACCATCCTCAGAGACATCCGCCCCGACCGGCTGATTTATTGA
- the pip gene encoding prolyl aminopeptidase has protein sequence MTLDDVLHPPTEPLRSGRLRVSPLHELYWETCGNPQGIPAVFLHGGPGAGISPTSRRFFDASRYHVALFDQRGAGRSTPLGETRENDLPSLIADIERLRELLGFERWLVFGGSWGSTLALAYAQAHPERCLGLVLRGIWLVSQEELHWWLYGMRNNFPREWEAFAGHVMPAERGDLLAAYCRRMESDDPALNLPAARAWSRYEGSCIALRPDPVNGDNFEQDAVALGIGRLESHYFKHQAFLRPNQLLDEMARIRHLPAFIVHGRYDVICPLRYAYALHDAWPGSVLQVIDDAGHTSYEPGIAQALVQATDRFARSGRFDQ, from the coding sequence ATGACCCTCGACGACGTGCTGCATCCACCCACCGAGCCCTTGCGCAGCGGCCGCCTGCGCGTCAGCCCCTTGCACGAGCTGTATTGGGAGACCTGCGGCAATCCGCAGGGCATCCCGGCCGTGTTCCTGCATGGCGGGCCGGGGGCGGGGATCTCGCCCACCAGCCGGCGCTTTTTTGATGCGTCGCGCTACCACGTGGCCTTGTTCGACCAGCGCGGCGCGGGGCGTTCCACCCCGCTGGGCGAGACGCGCGAGAACGACCTGCCCAGCCTGATCGCCGATATCGAGCGCCTGCGCGAGCTACTGGGCTTTGAGCGCTGGCTGGTGTTCGGCGGCTCCTGGGGGTCCACCCTGGCCCTGGCCTATGCCCAGGCCCATCCTGAGCGCTGTCTGGGCCTGGTCCTGCGCGGCATCTGGCTGGTGTCGCAGGAAGAACTTCATTGGTGGCTCTATGGCATGCGCAACAACTTCCCGCGCGAGTGGGAAGCCTTTGCCGGGCATGTGATGCCTGCAGAGCGCGGCGACCTGTTGGCCGCCTACTGTCGTCGCATGGAAAGCGACGACCCCGCCCTCAACCTGCCGGCCGCGCGGGCCTGGAGCCGCTACGAGGGCAGCTGCATCGCGCTGCGGCCCGATCCGGTCAATGGCGACAACTTTGAGCAAGACGCCGTCGCCCTGGGCATTGGTCGGCTGGAGTCGCACTACTTCAAGCACCAGGCTTTCCTGCGCCCCAATCAGTTGCTGGACGAGATGGCGCGCATCCGCCACCTGCCCGCCTTCATCGTGCATGGGCGCTACGACGTGATCTGCCCGCTGCGCTATGCCTACGCCCTGCACGATGCCTGGCCGGGCAGCGTGCTGCAAGTCATCGACGACGCCGGTCACACTTCCTACGAGCCTGGCATTGCCCAGGCCCTGGTGCAGGCGACCGACCGCTTCGCGCGCAGCGGCCGGTTTGATCAATAA